Proteins encoded by one window of Epinephelus moara isolate mb chromosome 18, YSFRI_EMoa_1.0, whole genome shotgun sequence:
- the LOC126405767 gene encoding uncharacterized protein LOC126405767 — translation MPRLNLWNSAQMHMSRLEPLRTQREENSKTMAALVKGNGILLTWLKDIVNHFWWCCKKADTAEQFFALWIGIIHHCCGTHTWAVGSCHHEHLQEFTQKETIQENSVAHKALLNITENKRWLKYVHKYLTFRSTADLEAFQSHILMYTSKRYAFSPPVYKARVLLAALDYDFHLQRAFMRSKDGKKIFKRLYKRNARRWSVYALKTPKTYGYIRELQTKIVAKRLSSGEGMPVRRPQRPDDPRRLGPLPPIPPPPTAELAKAQLRRGDDAV, via the exons ATGCCGAGGTTAAACTTGTGGAACTCTGCACAGATGCACATGTCCAGATTGGAGCCCTTAAGA ACCCAGAGAGAGGAAAATTCAAAGACTATG GCTGCACTGGTAAAAGGGAATGGCATACTCCTCACCTGGTTAAAGGATATCGTTAACCATTTCTGGTGGTGCTGCAAGAAGGCAGACACGGCAGAACAatttttt GCACTATGGATTGGAATTATACACCATTGCTGTGGCACTCACACCTGGGCTGTTGGATCCTGCCATCATGAACATCTGCAAGAATTCACCCAAAAGGAAACCATCCAGGAGAACTCTGTGGCACACAAGGCTCTACTGAATATCACTGAGAACAAGAGATGGCTAAAGTATGTCCACAAATATTTAACATTCAG ATCGACAGCTGACCTAGAGGCTTTCCAGAGCCACATCCTAATGTATACCAGCAAGCGCTACGCTTTCTCACCGCCTGTGTATAAAGCCAGAGTTCTTCTTGCTGCCTTGGATTACGACTTTCACCTCCAAAGAGCATTCATGCGATCAAAAGATGGCAAGAAGAT ATTCAAAAGGCTCTACAAAAGAAACGCCAGGCGGTGGAGTGTATATGCCCTAAAGACTCCTAAGACATATGGATACATCAGGGAACTGCAGACCAAGATTGTGGCCAAGAGACTGTCCTCAGGTGAGGGGATGCCTGTAAGAAGGCCCCAGCGCCCAGATGACCCAAGAAGACTTGGCCCACTCCCACCCATTCCCCCGCCACCCACTGCAGAACTTGCAAAGGCACAACTCAGAAGAGGTGATG ATGCTGTGTGA